The genomic DNA AACGAGCTGTAACCTCAGCAGTAAGAAGACCAATTAACGCATCGTAATTGGCTGTTGTTAGACTTCCTTTAAAACTTTGAAGCAAACCATCTAAATTCATGATTAAAGTTTGTACAAAAGGTTCTTCCGTTTCGTATCTTAATAAATCATcctgaaaatataatttattgttttaaataaCTAGGGATTCTACGTAGTTGTTATTTACCTCGTTCATGTGATGATCTATCGATGAGAAGGCGTCGACCCAAGGTGTGACTCTAGGTTTAATAGCGCTTACACGTAATTGTTCTAAACCATAATCTGTAACAGCTCGCAAAATAGACATAACGCCCTTCAAACCAGACAAACAACTGTCGATTTTACCCCTATCCTTATCTTGCATATTAGGAAATGTGGCATCTATTTCTGTACTAAGGGTCTTACATAGCGTCTCAACATATTCAATACTTACGTCGGTATTGTTTAGATACGCCTAAACAATAGATACGTTAGATGTATAGATCTATCAAGTTTTTAACACTTTCAAAatcgtaattaattttaccAGAAACGTTAAACGAGCGAGTTCTGTATCCGAAGTTTGTAAACGACCATGTTGAATACTTGTTTGAAGGGCACTATAAGCTTGAGCCAAATCTAAGTATCCAGCTGGATAGCCTTGTCGTAATCGATTTCGTAATCGATTTGCAAATTCTCCTTCTAAAATGCCACAAGCCATATTAACCACCGCACAGACACCATCTATACTCCAACTCGACATAGAACGCCTGTGTAcataaatttgataaaattaaagtgaaatgtaaaaaaatatactactatttaatgtaatacataattaatatttctctgCTACCTGATACACTTTTGTACTATGAAGAAAACATCATCAACCATACTAGATGTTTGCTGATCCTGTTCTAAGGTATCCATTCCCAATGCTTTACTAACACTTTCTTCAAGAAAGTATCTTTCTAATGCAAGATAAGCACCCAAAAGTTCTTGCATTCCACGCGCTGTATCAGAGTTACTGATAATACTTTCAAATTCATTCATTAAATCTTTAAATTGTTCATCATTTGTTACACTAATTTCTGTATCATTCTGTGTAATAAAAACGAtgtatttatttgaaaaatttgtattatgtAAAAGATGTTTAACTTACTTTAACCCTTCTTCTTAAAAATCGAATGTACAATTCTGCTCGTGAATGCATTATAGTAATTTCTCCTAGCAGCAAATCAAATTCTTTAGGATCTCCCCTTTCAGAACTTGGTTTCCGAAGGTGATCATTCACCATCTGTATTTTTTTAGATATACATCTATGTTTCATAAATTCTGCAATAATCTTCTTAGCTTGCCTATTTAAACAGtaattaatagtaatatttaacattatttcttgtatttatatataactTACCTGTCACATTCTTTCTGGAGAATAGAAATTGTCATTAACAATCTTCCAGGACCATAGTATGTTTCAATTATTGGTTGGTGTATTTCTACAATTCTAGCAATTCCCTCAAATAATAATGTCATAGTATCAGCAAAAATGACTGATGCTCTTTTGTCATTACTTTTAATTTCCAAAGCagctttcaaatttttttgtgCTGTTTCATGTAGCtgatatgaaaaaatatataatttcaatataccAATTGTTATCTAACTGAATTTATTAATGTGTATAACTTATTACCTTTGTACATAAATAACTACAAAACTTTTTAAGTCCTTCTACATGCATTCCTAATAAAGGAAATATTTTGAAGAATCTTTCAACAGAAGCCAGATCTTCTGACTTCACTGCTTCATCAAATTTATGTGTGACCACTGTTCTAAGTTGTAAAGCAGCTTGTTGTAAAGTGATTAAAGAACTACTAATACTAGTATGATCCATTAAGATATCTTCAGCTGTTCTTTCTAATAATTGTTGATCCATTGACAGATAACGATGAACATGTGCAGCTCCTTGTTCATAATCTTCATTACGTAATGCCATAGCTACCCCTTCACTGCATAATTGTAAATCAAGAATATCATTAACACGTCTTTGACATTCATATACTCTGCTCTAAAACAACATAATCATTAAATGATTACTACTGTGGTACATTATACAGTTAATAGTTACATACAAAGATAACTACATACCCTTGCCAGGTCTAACTGTCTTACTTTGGCACTAACATTCTCTGCTAAATCATTGGTACGTGCAATCATATTACAAAACTTTTCAGCTTCTGTACGTATTATATTAACATTAGGTAATACTTTACttatattttgcaattttgcTTCTACATAACATTGTCTTGATAGtatattttccaaatttttttctatcttaatctgtaattaaaaatgttacaaGTTGTTATTTTTGTAGACATCATTTAaactttatataaaaattaaaaaaaatgataaaaccTCATCTTCATGTAATTTGTCGAGTATCTGTGCCAGATTTTGTTCATCTGGAGgtaattccataatacaagtaatatattactttatatataaataaaatcaacTACTACAGATCTAACAAAATTGGACATGCccagtgactacagatgtAGAAGACTGGGCATGCCTTTGTTTGTTGAaggggtcccagacacccccTGATGAGATTAGACCTGCATGCTAGTATCGGCCTTTGCGCGccttttttcatttacattgTTTCATACATTTGCCatacttttacaattttttgcTTGAGCCTGTGTGTgtccccttttagtcgcctcttacgacaggcaggggataccgtggccgtattctatTCCCCCCGAGCCACAAGGGTTAAACTTACGTATTTCTGAAATACGTAATtccagcgccatctatacaaacaCAGCCCAAACTATTCGAGAATCTACTCCGACAGTCGGTAAGTTGCCGGCTTACCGATCGGTAATCCTGCAGTCGGTAAATTGCCGAGTAGTTTCGGCCGTTCTTACATAGATGGCGAAAGAGTCGAATTTTTATCGACTTATCGACAGGTAGGAATGTAAGACATTTAAATTTGCAACTGAGTAAATAAAAGACTATCAACATTACAATTATTCAAACTGACATCTGGAAAGAACCAATTATCACTCCCtctgatttgatttattttctagAATTGATAGGACATAATAAAAGGTTTCTGAACTGTTTTATCAACTAAGTATAAGCGTAAAACATAAATTGACGAAGATTGTAAACTTCAGTAATAAGGAGTTCTGTGAATGtaaagaaagaataaatgGATCAAAAAttacatgtttttcatttctttttgttttttatatgTCAATTGTCCTTCGttttatgtaataaacatgTAATAAATTTCGATAGACCAATGGCTAAACTATTTGTTCTCGATTCTTGATATCCTGAAGAGATTGCAATACGTTTTCTCAACACACATTGCATCTATTTTAGTCATAATATAAAGTagaattaaacaaataaaaaagaatggtAACGTTCATGAATATCGATAAAAAACGTTCCCTAAGTTCCAATGAATACGCCTTTAAGGTGTTCAACACATGCATCGAAACGTCCCACGCATCGCGCGTGGTTTCTGTAGGAAGTTGAGTTCTTTTCGCGCATCTTACGCGTTTTCCTGAAGGAAAATGGCTACCAGCTGTCATTTAATCGGAAAGTGTGGCTTGTAAAGTGACATAAGATTCTGTGAAAAATCATTTAACGTGTACAAGACCGTCTGGCGCGATGCAATTACATAACGTTGAAATCGTTTAGTAGATCGACGCCACTTTTCATCTACATGCGGAACCCGTGAAACCTTCCACAGTGCCATGAAATTCTATTCCGCTCTACTGTTtacagtttttattttttgccaAACGTATCAGGACTAATGCGTTAACGCTACTTCcacattttttcaataattttaatatcttgACGGCCGCTTTTCGATCATCGCTAATAATTTCACTGCGCTACGTATTAAGGGCCGCAGATTTTTTGACCTCACTTACGTTATTATTTTGGGAGTGCATTAATTGCAAATACGGTAAAAACATACTCAATAATACTATAATATTATGTACAAAaagattaaagaaaatatcattatttatttttcatcattttaatAGAGATAGTGAttctgtaattatatattgtatGTTTCTTCAATATTTGTGCAATAATTCTGTTTTATTTCAGAAAACCAGTATGGGTTCCAGTCAACAATTCTCTCTTAGgtggaataattatttgaaacacATTACCTGTGCATTTGATACGTTAAGGACAGAAGAGGATCTCGTTGATGTAACTTTAAGCTGTGAGGGAAAAAGAATAAGAGCACACAAAATGCTCTTATCCGCATGTAGTACATATTTCAGAGATTTATTTAAGGTAAATTAAAACAGATAAATGACTGATACGATTGTTAAAAGTAAACATGttgtaacatttattttattataggaAAATCCATGTCAGCATCCTGTTATAATATTTCGTAACGTGAAATTTGATGATTTAGCTGCATTAGTTGATTTTATGTATCAGGGTGAAGTGAATGTAGTTCAAGAGCAGTTAGCAAGTTTTTTAACAACTGCTGAATTATTAGCTGTTCAAGGTCTTACAGATGGTACAGGAAAAGATAACGATAGTTTAGTAGAGGTAGGTTTTCTTAAATTAACATTACATTAAAACATTAATACATTTTAATCATATTTATAAATCATGTTTCAGGACGACATAGAACTTCCTAATGAACCTGAAATTCAACTTCAAAATGCTGCTAGCAAAGCAACAGAtagtaaaagaaataaatcacCTTCATCGCCGATGCCTTACCATGCCGTTGATTTACAACCCGATGCTCCACCGAGCAAAAGACGAAAATGTAGAGAAAATGCAAATACAAATGCAGATAAGACCGTGGGTAATGCTTTATCTACAAAAGAgtctgaaaataaattgtcAGAAAATCAGTCGACGACCGGATCGGATCCTGTTGAAATAATTCCTCTGATGCCAAATTTGAAGTTGGAAATGCCTGAGTATTTAGTACAAGATGGAAGTAGCTGTAGTTACGAAGAACAAAGTCTAGGAGACAGTTCGCTAAATAAAATGGGTATAGAAGATACATCTTCTAACACGCCGGAGCACGATCAGAAACCTGATATCAGTCAAACGTTCTATTCAAGTAATCAGTCCACTTCGGATAGTATGGATCTCAAACATCAGTCGGCGGATGTTGGTAAGACTTTTATTCATGTTTACaatgattaatattttcaataatgttGTAATACTTTTTTGAAATGCGTTGAGAGATATGTTGTATAATTTTGTCTTTCAATTAGGCCACTTACTTTCAAAACCTAGTACATCTGGAGAAAGGTTAACGCAAGAAGCAGTACAGGGTAAGTGTTTTTTAATCAATATTCGTCTTAACCTTCTTACGATAAATTCGATGCTTTGTCATATCTTTTAAATTCTACtactaattatttattgaCAGAATTATGATGATAAAtacgaaaagaaattttactttttcatatttttttttttaaataaaagaaatggcATTGCCGAATAACTTAACGTTTTGTCCCCATGTGTAATGTACACTGGTATTATggatttacaaatttttttttctgggaCGATGTATATATGTAAAATCATATCTCTGTTCTAAGATCTTCTAAGAAAATATCTTCGTAACGTGGGTACAAAACGGTCGTCTATATTTCTATATATAACTTTCATTAACTTTCGATTACTTGTATCAAAGTTTGGTGACAAAATCATAGATCTAGGAGGgaaactaattttatcgtttaatTTGGAGAAAAAATATGCGATAATTTCTTGCAACAAAGattacataaaattttgtttactaAAGATTGACGAAGTTAGAGATATCGGTAGTATTTTCTGCAAACAACGTAAATTTAAATTGCCATTGATTCGTTCTAAAAAAAAAGCATAAGTTTTTCGAATCCTATGtctgaaataattattttttttctcatctACGTTCATTGCGAAGATGTTAGGACCGCGTTGACTGAAAAGCAATGATCGTGTGGCAAAACATTGACGCAAACGTTTCACAATTATTTATCGGAGAAAtgcatttcttttttgttgtGAAAGAATGATTACcttatttcttattaattatttagcTGTACAATAGCGTAGCACAGTGTGCATGATTTTTTGGATATAAATGTATTGGTATAGGCACTCGGGTGTAGGTTGAACTGTAGATATTAGCAAGCATTGCCAAGTGCTGTATGTGTGCCGACAATCATCAGAATTTCCTTAATAACTCATACACAAAAGCCACCACTACGTTCCTTATGCGCACTAACTGTAAAACATATCTATGTGTATACACTAAAAAATATCTTTCGATGCTGGTATGAggtaattttttctttgtatCGTAGAAACTTTATAAAACGTGCACGCGCGCGTGTGTGTAGCAATTATTCACACGCGTCATTTACTCGCATGCAAAGTTAATCTTAAAATCGTCAGGAATTTCCTAGGAATCGTACAGTGTTTGGAATTATatttagaagaagaaaaaaagaaaaaaaaaaaaatgaaaaaattgcaaCGATCATTTTCCCAATGAAATTGTTGCGATTACTGGCAGTTGAGATTAACTTGCAAACTGGTAATTATTTCCCTTACGAGGAAAATACGTAGCCTTGCAATACGACTAATCTAAAGTAGCAATGGTGGTGGTGCTGGTGATAATAGCATGTAAAACGATCTTTTTCCACAGTTGAGTATTATCTTGTTTATTCTTTCTTCTCATGGTGTATCGTGAATGttggaacaaaaaaaaaaaaaaaaagaaaaataagaaccATACGGTTGCGTGGGAAATCCGATATTATTTAGGTCGAATCGATAAGTGTTTAACGCGCGCGATGGAAATGGAAGCGACGGGTTTTCCTGAAAtcattttcattcaaaatcAATCACTGCGGCGCGGTATCTCGAGAGAAAACTTTCAAACGCGACCCGATCCGAAATACGTTTCCTAtcttttttatatatgtataatgaaaaaaaaaggcaaaTTTCGACAGGTAGGTAAAAGCGGAATATTCATTGCGTTCGTTTCATCGTTGAGACAAGGAGTAGACGCGAAAAATGTAAAACGTGTGTACTATTGGTATAGGAATTATTCAGGAGTTTCTTTCGTGACAAATTTCCATCCGATTACGGTACATAAAAGAGAAACATGTAAATCGCGATTGCGAATCACACATAGGTATAAACCCAGGTTGCTGTTTAGGCGTGAAACAAGCGTGTAAAGCGAcggttttaataaaaatatacggCACAGGAGTTTGTATCGAGGCGCTATCAAAGAAGTTGAAGCtcgataatttataattaacgaGTGTTCTGTGTGTGCGCGCGTGGAATTATTCTCCTTTGCTGGCTGTACACACGTTAAACCTTGTAACTCGACGTAAAAAGACACAAGTACGATTGTAATCCTGTTCAAATTGACGATGCAATACAGAATCGAAGAATGTTTTATCACAACGACAAAATCGTTGGTCGATCAAACGAAGCAACACGATGGGTTTGCTGGAGAAAGAAACTTAAATGAAACGAAATGGACAGAATGAAAGTACGTCTAccaagaaagaaatatttccgAGAGGATCCAGCAGAGAGACATATTGAAATAAGAAGAAGCAGAAAGAACTTTGTCGATGATCGAAGAAAGAGAGGACAATTCATCGAAGTCTCGGTTCTAATCGAAAGGAGAAATTCGCGGTCTGCAATTAGTTGCCAGGCTgcttaaaaaacaaaaaaaaagagtaaGAAAGAAAGGGCGGTAGGGAGGGAGGTAGAGTAGGGAAGAAAGGGTGATAGGGAAAAGGAAACTGGAAGAGAAACggaataaaaggaaaagagaaatcgACAGATTCGGCTAGCACCTGGCAATGCTATATATTTCCACCTAAATACACGCATACACGTAcgacaatatatatatacatatatcgtGTGGGTATTGGTATTGCTGATACTCTAGACTGGCTTTCACGGCTACGGGATTGGTTGGTGCTGGGATTGGtcattttaaaaacaaaaaaaagcaaagcaaaaaaaaaaatatgcaaatcgaaacaaaagaaaatagaaagtaaaaaaaaaaaattgcaatttgttTACTAATGGTTGCCTGCATGTGCACATGTACTTAAGAACTGACTAACCGAAAGTGTTTGGCCAATGTGTTTTCTCCAGGAGGGATTACGTACGTATCTGGTCAGCCGCATAGCCTCAGCAAAGCAAACGGCCACGGAAAAGTATGTGTACACTGCAAGCAGCGCGGAATGGTCACATCACGTGGAAAGCTCAGGCAGACGCGCTTCAAATGTTGGCCCTGCAATGCCTGTTTGTGCCGCTGGCCATGTTTCGTCGATTTTCACAAAATGCGCGCCATCCCGCACATCCCGCCCCCATAGCACCAACTCGCCCCCTCCGGCCGCCCTCAGTTAATTCTTTTACTCAACTAATTACCGCCACCGTCGCCCTCTGCTtttctactatttttttttttcattttttttttctcaactCACCCTTTGTTTTTATATTCTACGTCCGCGATCAGACGTAGGAACAACGCGAACGGAAGTAGTGAGAAACAACGAGGGAAAAGAGAGAAGACAATCTCGCGAAGGGATTCTTTTCGTATTCGTTCtcattttgtatatttttttccttcccGGTATGTTCTACGAATGGAACCGAGAATATCATGATTCATAGATAACGATTATCGTGACGATAAGCGATCGAGTAATCGTTTGTCCACGTTACATCGTTTTAATCCTTCGTTGTTCGACGCTGTCCCCGTTACGTTGTAAAATGGAAGGGCAAAAATTCTCGTTCTAAAACGTATTCGTACTCTGGTCGTGTCGAAGCATCGCTCATTCGTCTGTCGACTGAAACGTTTTAGCGGTGTAACGTTAGCTACCGATTTAGCGTTTATTTATAAATCGtgttaattgtaaattatcgGCTAGGTATTACACTTAAGGGATTATTTTTATCGCGTTCGACAATGGTTTTTTCTTGATCGGCGCGTGTACACGCGTTAGACCAATAGAAGGATCGTTATTTAACTTAATCTTGACTCTATACATAAGACTGCGACGAGTGAACTCGTTATCCATTTACACTactcttctattttttttttattttattttttacaataccgtctctctttctctctttatctCTCTGTCAACGGTACTTATGTAGATACTTGGCACCTCTGTTTCCGTGACGATTATGTCCTAATGTTCGTTCACTTTGTACAAGACGCGCCTGTTCGTCGATATCGTTTGATGAatctttatttgtattttgatatatatatataccttCCATGAAATGTCGATAATCATAAGTCAACAGTCGTGATATTTAATGATCGACgagcaaagaaaaaaaaaggcagAAGAAAATAGATCAGGCCGCTGgatatgaatttttttcttttttttttatatatatatacatcgGATTTTGCTAGTCCGTGTCcacttgttttttttttattggtaCAAATAACAGAAAGAAAGTTGCTCGATGGAAACTCTGCGTTCCTTATCATTATTGTTTATCGTTGTGACGCTCCGAAGATCTCGTAGAATTAAGTTTGCGAacgcttttctttttctacttgTACGTATATCATGGGCTTGATCGCAGGACGAACACCGGTGTAACGGGAAGTTCAAGTGGAAACACTCGTAGACTGATTGTTCATATGTACTTTGTAAGATTCGCGTCaacctttaaccctttgcgctGTGTAATTATTTATCTGGACAATTCTGTTCgtaattaaccctttggtAATCCGTTCGAATACCGGCACCCGAGGGGTTAAGTTGAAAGGAAATTGGCGCAACGAAGGGGTAGTAAAACATGTATATACTTAActgaaatgtatatatatctTGTAATaagtatgagaaattgtcgtGAAATCGTGTATCGGTACAAATTAACGAATATcagtgcaaagggttaaacgctCATCAGAGTTAAGCCATTTTCTTGTACGAATCATGTACGATTTACGAAAAGAAACGCAAATGCCGTCCAATTTACGTCTGACACCAATACTCGTAACACGCGATCGTCGTAGTCGGTGAAAGTAATTAGCGTGAAACGTTGTATAAAGTATCCGGCCCGACGAAACGTTCCAAGAAAAGTTGTGAAAAACCGTACGCGAGGctttgtaataaaatgaagaaacgaatcgaagcttgatcgattaattaatcgacgagatataattattattttttttttttttttctgaaaccCACGCCGCGGATAAACGAACGCGATCGATCCCGATCGATTGGTACTTAACATTCTCGATGTGTCTCGGCAGCCTGGGAACTTGGCGAGCTTGAATCTCCTTTTGCTGGTGTCGTATGCCTTCTATTCTCTCTGTTTTTGGTCTGATCGGACTTGTTCTAATCAGCTTAAGCTTTTAGCAACGTGCCGCAACGTTGATTCCGAGATGCATCGTACGGTCGCGTGCAACGATGACCGTTATCTCTTcagggagagaaaaaaaggctTCATTGGCCGCGATCGTACGCGCAGGTCGGTCGTAAAATCGAACACGAAGATCGGATGAGAATCTTGAGAACACTGGTAGAGCTTTGATTTGGAGAGGGTGGTCGCGTTCGCGTGTATTTGGCcgcgatcgatcgaacgatcgaaCGATGAGCGTGTCGCGGTCGTAATCGAAAGGAAGGTGCATTTGTCGGGGTAGCGGCAAGGATACACAAGTGCCAGTGGGGATGAAGGCGGATATATAAGTTTGCATACGGCGCAGAGTGTGTAATTGTATTGTGGTTAATATAGAGGTGATCTTGTGTGTTTGTGTTTATTTGTAGAACGAGCAGGAGATACCGCTGGGGGCGGGGGTGGTAGCGGCGGTGGTGCAACCGCGGACCTCGTCTCGGACGACGACTACGGTCAGTCGACCGACACAGAATTATTGTTTCGCTGTAGAATTTGTTGGAAGGGTTTCAAGCATCCGATGTCGTTGACACTGCACAAGGACTTGCATACAGGGCAGACCAGGTGCCCGATTTGTCAGCGCATTTTCAGTCGAAGTTACGACATGAAGGCTCATTTGCTGCGCATCCACAAGTGCACGTTCAGTGTCGACGCGAAATTGAACTTTCGAAAGTGATCGATCGCGTGGCAACgaatcgttttttttttcctttaatcGGTCGAGATAACCCTGGAATATTCGTTTCGTACTCATATGCGTACTACTATTTTTATCTATCGTTCGCATTTATATATTACGTTACGTTACGTTACGTTAATTAAGCTTGCGATTAGACTCGAGAGATTTTCGGTGAAAATCaatcaaaaaagaaaaaaaagttcgACGGATATTTCGTTAATCGATATAATCGAAATTAAATATCCGCGTTAAATTAGAGACTGACAGCCAGAAGACTCGAACAAGGTGCCATCGATGAAAAGATGACGCGAGAAAACGTAAAGTTCCTTAGAAAGAAACGTATCTAGAAACTAATAAGTGATCGATTCGAAGAATCAGCGTATCTTTTCTTATTCGCTTTCCCTTATAAAATAAGGTTCGATCGTTTTTTATAGCTTTTTCGTTTACCtttaccttctttttttttttaacttcgATGCGTTTTTTGCGTGCATTTTATCATCCCGTTCGCCGTAGATTAGTAGACCGGAAGTGAATCGTTCGCGTATGCGTCGAATAAAATGCGAGTGCGTCgtcgttttttattttattttatacattacacgctatttataatgaaaaacGTTTTACACTATCGCAGGATGTTTTGTATACGATAATCTCGAAAGatatatctatatattttAATCGCTGTTAggaagtttttttttaataaaacttgccgaaaaagaaataatccTTTGTTTCACTGGTTCAAAGATAGTAATTGATCGTGgacgaacgaacgaaccgtgttcaGAAGCGTAATTTCGGATAAGCATTAACCCGATCGCAAGCTTGTGTCATTCCGAtagtcgaaaaaaaaaaaaaaacaaagacaccctttttctttctgtgGCTGGAGGCTTCGTTGACCGTGCTTTGGTGGGAACTGTACTGTGTGGGAACTTTGCAGCTACGCAACAGATAAACGTACAACCTCTTCGACGCGACAATGAAACACCCTTTCGAGGATGAGCGACTACGCGACAAGATGGTTCTTCGATCAACGAAGAATcatcttcttcctcttcttgcCTTTTCGTCGCTCGCCTTCTGTCGCCCTGCATCCCCTTGTCAAACCccgttccttttttattttttatttttttgcaCTGACAACGAAAGCTTCCGAAGCGGTATCCTGAAATTTTAATCAGCTTTGCACGTTGATAGATCACGCTATTATGAATCTCCCTATTCATGGTTCTGGCCATTAGTTTCAATGTTACTAATGTTAGCGATGTTGTATGTGGGGTACCttacaatttatatttctttatacTTGTTCACATTGCAAGAACGATTTACGGGGATCGAATTCGAGTTCGTTAGCCTATTTATCTAACTCACTACGCCACCACCAATTCTCCATCGTCTTTTTATCGAATTTCGGGCTCCCGATGACACTGTTCACGATGAATGCCACCCTGAGAAATGTGTCGCGCGATTATAAAATTACCACTGCTTTATCAGCAAATTGTATCGCGCATGAAAGCTGAATATTCAAAACGGCGTAATCTATCAGCGTGCGGAAACTCGTTAAGATCGAAGATCATCGCTTCGGTAAATCTCCTTATGCGAGAAACACACGAAACAGTCCGACTACTCTAACACACACGTGCGTCAAAATTTCACCAACCACGTTCTATTTCTTTCTCAATACGTCACGTTCCCGCCCAGAGATCGACGGTAAAATGACGAGACACGGAAAGGGTGAAGCAGCGAGCAAAGCCTACGGAAAGTGAGCGGAAGCTctaaggaaaaaaaaaaaataaaaaaaataaaatacaaaaatcggcgaaattttattacataagTATGAGGCTGTCTGTCTGTGTATGGGAACACTTTGGATTGTGTGCGCAGAAACTAAGCACGATACTACGCCTATCGGGAACCACCAACGTCAAAGTGAGCAACCACCACAGCAGTCGCAGTTGCAGTCGGAACAACACCAAtaccaacaacaacaacaacaacaacaacagcagcaacagacGAACATCGCTTACGAAAGGATCAGACGTAGGTCTAAGCCTCTACACGACGAAAGCGGTCGTTGGGTGTGCGACGTTTGTGGCCGTGCATACAATCGCGGCGACTCTTTAGCTCATCATCGTAGCATACACAGGGGGGACACGATCTGCCCGATTTGCCAGTCCGTCTTCACCCGAAAGTACACGATGCGTTGTCACATGTTTAACATACACGGTATCAAGTAAGGTGCATCGAAAGGCTAGCGAATCGTCTGGACAACGAACGCGATTTACAGGATTTTAGGAGTTACACCGGCTCGTTGTCGGCTACAACGAGCCTTCACGTTTTAGACGCAAGGAGAGTGAAGCGGATTTGCTCTCGCTTTAGAATCGTGTATCGCGACGTTTAAAGAACATGGCGCGCGATAAAACTGTGTCGTATCGGACGGTACATCCGCGTGCAAAGATATCTTCCTTCGGTAGGAGAACCGTAGGGTGAGCGGAGCTCCCACCTGTGACTCGGTAGGCGTGTCCTCCTAG from Osmia bicornis bicornis chromosome 15, iOsmBic2.1, whole genome shotgun sequence includes the following:
- the LOC114878718 gene encoding conserved oligomeric Golgi complex subunit 4 isoform X2, translating into MALRNEDYEQGAAHVHRYLSMDQQLLERTAEDILMDHTSISSSLITLQQAALQLRTVVTHKFDEAVKSEDLASVERFFKIFPLLGMHVEGLKKFCSYLCTKLHETAQKNLKAALEIKSNDKRASVIFADTMTLLFEGIARIVEIHQPIIETYYGPGRLLMTISILQKECDRQAKKIIAEFMKHRCISKKIQMVNDHLRKPSSERGDPKEFDLLLGEITIMHSRAELYIRFLRRRVKNDTEISVTNDEQFKDLMNEFESIISNSDTARGMQELLGAYLALERYFLEESVSKALGMDTLEQDQQTSSMVDDVFFIVQKCIRRSMSSWSIDGVCAVVNMACGILEGEFANRLRNRLRQGYPAGYLDLAQAYSALQTSIQHGRLQTSDTELARLTFLAYLNNTDVSIEYVETLCKTLSTEIDATFPNMQDKDRGKIDSCLSGLKGVMSILRAVTDYGLEQLRVSAIKPRVTPWVDAFSSIDHHMNEDDLLRYETEEPFVQTLIMNLDGLLQSFKGSLTTANYDALIGLLTAEVTARLEKVVLKSTFNRAGGLILDKEIRSLASYLAAFTSWSVRDKFARLTQIATILSVEKVEELADYCGADAIAWRLTPAEVRRIASLRIDFRPEDIKRLKL
- the LOC114878718 gene encoding conserved oligomeric Golgi complex subunit 4 isoform X1 — translated: MELPPDEQNLAQILDKLHEDEIKIEKNLENILSRQCYVEAKLQNISKVLPNVNIIRTEAEKFCNMIARTNDLAENVSAKVRQLDLARSRVYECQRRVNDILDLQLCSEGVAMALRNEDYEQGAAHVHRYLSMDQQLLERTAEDILMDHTSISSSLITLQQAALQLRTVVTHKFDEAVKSEDLASVERFFKIFPLLGMHVEGLKKFCSYLCTKLHETAQKNLKAALEIKSNDKRASVIFADTMTLLFEGIARIVEIHQPIIETYYGPGRLLMTISILQKECDRQAKKIIAEFMKHRCISKKIQMVNDHLRKPSSERGDPKEFDLLLGEITIMHSRAELYIRFLRRRVKNDTEISVTNDEQFKDLMNEFESIISNSDTARGMQELLGAYLALERYFLEESVSKALGMDTLEQDQQTSSMVDDVFFIVQKCIRRSMSSWSIDGVCAVVNMACGILEGEFANRLRNRLRQGYPAGYLDLAQAYSALQTSIQHGRLQTSDTELARLTFLAYLNNTDVSIEYVETLCKTLSTEIDATFPNMQDKDRGKIDSCLSGLKGVMSILRAVTDYGLEQLRVSAIKPRVTPWVDAFSSIDHHMNEDDLLRYETEEPFVQTLIMNLDGLLQSFKGSLTTANYDALIGLLTAEVTARLEKVVLKSTFNRAGGLILDKEIRSLASYLAAFTSWSVRDKFARLTQIATILSVEKVEELADYCGADAIAWRLTPAEVRRIASLRIDFRPEDIKRLKL